The proteins below are encoded in one region of Pseudonocardia sp. DSM 110487:
- a CDS encoding DUF3662 and FHA domain-containing protein produces the protein MGRVDRFERRLQGLVGDAFARVFGGSVVPQEVVQALLREAEGHVQELAGGRVLAPNRFTVLLSPADLARMGGDRAEIVNSLSGSVTEQLADQGWDTYGEVVVFLERSDALHTGQFRTRSTVDPDASRRDAIRARDAGEAPMSQQPGHPEENGQYGYDRGAPGYGQQQTYAPPAYDQRQGGYDQAAEPGQPGYAPQGGYPQQGGGYGGPQQGGAGYDQGYGGQQGGGYAGPQQGGAPGGQPGGGYDQGYGQQQGGGYGGPPQQGGGYDQGYGGQQPQGYGQQGGYGGQQQGYAPGGYEQGYGQQGGYPQQQQYEQGYDGGYDQGYGGQQGGYGGYQQQLSASLSLDDGSGRTYDLTQGSHVIGRGQDSSFRLPDTGVSRRHLEINWDGHTATLTDLGSTNGTTVNGNPVQTWQLNDGDVIRVGHSSLVFRTQ, from the coding sequence TTGGGCCGCGTCGACAGGTTCGAACGCCGTCTTCAGGGACTGGTGGGCGATGCCTTCGCGCGGGTCTTCGGCGGCAGTGTCGTTCCCCAGGAAGTTGTGCAAGCGCTGCTGCGGGAAGCCGAAGGCCATGTGCAGGAGCTGGCCGGGGGGCGCGTACTCGCGCCCAACCGGTTCACGGTGCTGCTCAGCCCGGCCGATCTCGCTCGCATGGGCGGTGACCGAGCGGAGATCGTGAACTCGCTGTCCGGCTCTGTCACCGAGCAACTCGCCGACCAGGGATGGGACACCTACGGCGAGGTCGTAGTCTTCCTGGAGCGCTCCGATGCGCTGCACACGGGACAGTTCCGCACCCGCTCGACCGTGGACCCCGACGCTTCCCGCCGGGACGCCATCCGAGCACGCGACGCAGGAGAAGCACCCATGAGCCAGCAACCGGGCCACCCCGAGGAGAACGGGCAGTACGGATACGACCGTGGTGCCCCCGGATACGGGCAGCAGCAGACGTACGCCCCGCCCGCCTACGACCAGCGCCAAGGGGGGTACGACCAGGCCGCCGAACCGGGCCAGCCGGGCTACGCCCCGCAGGGCGGGTACCCGCAGCAGGGTGGCGGCTACGGCGGCCCCCAGCAGGGTGGCGCCGGGTACGACCAGGGCTACGGCGGCCAGCAGGGCGGCGGCTACGCCGGCCCGCAGCAGGGCGGCGCCCCCGGCGGGCAGCCCGGCGGTGGGTACGACCAGGGCTACGGCCAACAGCAGGGCGGCGGCTACGGCGGTCCCCCTCAGCAGGGCGGCGGGTACGACCAGGGCTACGGCGGCCAGCAGCCGCAGGGCTACGGCCAGCAGGGCGGCTACGGCGGTCAGCAGCAGGGCTACGCTCCCGGCGGGTACGAGCAGGGCTACGGCCAGCAGGGCGGCTACCCCCAGCAGCAGCAGTACGAGCAGGGCTACGACGGCGGGTACGACCAGGGTTACGGCGGGCAGCAGGGCGGCTACGGCGGCTACCAGCAGCAGCTGTCGGCCTCGCTCTCGCTGGACGACGGCTCGGGCCGCACGTACGACCTCACCCAGGGCAGCCACGTCATCGGGCGCGGGCAGGATTCGTCGTTCCGCCTCCCTGACACCGGCGTGTCGCGCCGCCACCTCGAGATCAACTGGGATGGTCACACGGCGACGCTGACGGATCTCGGTTCCACCAACGGCACCACCGTCAACGGCAACCCGGTTCAGACCTGGCAGCTCAACGACGGTGACGTCATCCGGGTCGGGCACTCGAGCCTGGTCTTCCGGACGCAGTAG
- a CDS encoding FHA domain-containing protein: MPELVLQLTRAGFLALLWLFVLVALRVVRSDLYAASGLRALIPGGGRATARTGRGRTPRQLLVTQGALAGTRISLDSRPILIGRADDSTLVLDDDYASTRHARISMQGDEWYVEDLGSTNGTYLDRAKVTGPTRVPPGVPVRIGKTVIELRS; encoded by the coding sequence GTGCCGGAGTTGGTGCTGCAGCTGACCAGGGCGGGCTTCCTCGCCCTCCTCTGGCTGTTCGTGCTGGTCGCGCTCCGGGTGGTGCGCTCTGATCTCTATGCGGCGTCCGGCCTGCGCGCGCTGATTCCCGGTGGCGGAAGGGCCACGGCCCGCACAGGCCGGGGCCGCACGCCCCGTCAGCTCCTCGTCACGCAGGGGGCGCTGGCCGGCACGCGTATCTCGTTGGACTCCCGGCCGATCCTGATCGGCCGGGCCGACGACTCCACGCTGGTGCTCGACGACGACTACGCCTCCACTCGCCACGCCCGCATCTCGATGCAGGGTGACGAGTGGTACGTCGAGGATCTCGGGTCGACAAACGGCACGTACCTCGACCGGGCTAAGGTCACCGGGCCGACCCGGGTCCCCCCGGGCGTCCCTGTCCGCATCGGCAAGACGGTGATCGAGCTTCGATCATGA
- a CDS encoding PP2C family serine/threonine-protein phosphatase: MTLVLRYSARSDRGLVRQNNQDAVYAGPRLLALADGMGGHAAGEVASSLVIAALAPLDEDDPGDDLLAELRNATVEGNAAITRHVADAPDLEGMGTTLTAILFAGSRLGLVHIGDSRAYQLRDGYLTQITKDDTFVQSLIDEGRITEEEAHTHPQRSLLLRAITGQDVDPSLTIREARPGDRFLLCSDGLSGVVSDETLAETLQAYRDPRECADRMIELALRGGGPDNITCIVADVVDIDFGEDAPIVGGSVGDGSEDGPPPDSAAARASATTMTRTAPQRVVPQQAAPAASRRRPVRLVLAVVAVLAVLLGGGFLARMWVLQQYYVGADAEQVVIFQGVRGDVLGLPLHSVAEHTDIALDDLPQTDRSQVRDGILTDDGLSGAHGVVDRLRERMLEPCPVPQPPQQQLEPVQPPAQPGVEPNVQPQPPVDTTPLPTPVPEPGTTCRSVS; encoded by the coding sequence ATGACGCTGGTCCTGCGCTACTCCGCCCGCAGCGACCGCGGGCTCGTCCGGCAGAACAACCAGGACGCCGTGTACGCCGGTCCTCGGCTGCTCGCGCTGGCGGACGGTATGGGTGGCCACGCCGCTGGTGAGGTGGCGTCGTCGCTGGTGATCGCGGCACTGGCCCCGCTCGACGAGGACGATCCGGGCGACGACCTGCTCGCCGAGCTGCGCAACGCCACGGTGGAGGGCAACGCCGCGATCACGCGGCACGTCGCGGACGCGCCCGACCTCGAGGGCATGGGCACCACGCTCACCGCGATCCTGTTCGCGGGCAGCCGGCTGGGGCTGGTGCACATCGGCGACTCGCGGGCCTACCAGCTCCGCGACGGCTACCTCACCCAGATCACGAAGGACGACACGTTCGTCCAGTCCCTGATCGACGAGGGCCGGATCACGGAGGAGGAGGCCCACACCCATCCCCAGCGGTCCCTCCTGCTGCGGGCGATCACCGGCCAGGATGTGGATCCGTCGCTGACGATCCGGGAGGCCCGGCCGGGCGACCGGTTCCTGCTCTGCTCCGACGGACTGTCCGGCGTGGTGAGCGACGAGACTCTTGCCGAGACGCTGCAGGCCTATCGCGATCCGCGGGAGTGCGCCGATCGGATGATCGAGCTGGCCCTGCGGGGTGGCGGCCCGGACAACATCACCTGCATCGTGGCCGACGTCGTGGACATCGACTTCGGCGAGGACGCGCCCATCGTGGGCGGGTCGGTCGGCGACGGCTCGGAGGACGGCCCGCCGCCCGACTCGGCGGCCGCTCGCGCGTCGGCCACCACGATGACCCGCACGGCCCCGCAGCGCGTCGTGCCCCAGCAGGCCGCACCGGCCGCCTCACGGCGGAGGCCGGTGCGGCTCGTGCTCGCCGTCGTCGCGGTGCTCGCCGTACTGCTCGGCGGTGGGTTCCTCGCGCGCATGTGGGTCTTGCAGCAGTACTACGTCGGCGCCGACGCCGAGCAGGTCGTGATCTTCCAGGGCGTGCGTGGTGACGTGCTGGGGCTCCCGCTGCACTCGGTGGCCGAACACACCGACATCGCGCTGGACGACCTGCCCCAGACCGACCGCAGCCAGGTGCGCGACGGCATCCTGACCGACGACGGGCTCAGCGGCGCCCACGGGGTGGTCGACCGCCTGCGCGAGCGGATGCTCGAGCCCTGCCCGGTGCCCCAGCCGCCGCAGCAGCAGCTCGAACCTGTGCAACCTCCGGCGCAGCCAGGCGTCGAACCGAACGTGCAGCCGCAGCCCCCGGTCGACACGACCCCGCTGCCGACGCCTGTGCCCGAGCCTGGGACCACTTGCCGGTCGGTGAGTTAG